A portion of the Oxynema aestuarii AP17 genome contains these proteins:
- a CDS encoding SDR family NAD(P)-dependent oxidoreductase, which translates to MNHLNRSALIVGASQGIGLGFLYKCLETPEIATIFATYRDRHSADRLFDLSRQFPQKLTCLQMEIADESQIERAIAQIQQSTPYLHFVINCVGILHEGDLQPEKSLRQIDSDRLIRYFQVNSIGAILLAKHLLPLFQHDDRSIFATISAKIGSIGDNHLGGWYGYRASKAALNMLLRTAAIEYRRKRSKAIVVMLHPGTTNTRLSRPFQRNVPPEKLFSIERTVSQLWEVMENLEEQDSGEFFSWDGTRLPW; encoded by the coding sequence ATGAATCATCTCAACCGCAGTGCTTTAATTGTCGGCGCCAGTCAGGGAATTGGCTTGGGGTTTCTGTACAAATGTCTCGAAACTCCCGAAATTGCTACGATTTTTGCCACTTATCGCGATCGCCACTCGGCGGATCGCTTATTCGATTTATCCCGCCAATTTCCCCAAAAATTGACCTGTTTGCAAATGGAGATCGCGGACGAATCGCAAATTGAAAGGGCGATCGCCCAAATACAGCAATCTACGCCCTATCTACACTTCGTCATCAACTGCGTCGGAATTTTACACGAAGGCGACTTGCAACCGGAAAAAAGTTTGCGCCAAATTGACTCCGATCGGCTCATCCGCTACTTCCAAGTTAACAGTATCGGCGCGATTTTATTGGCGAAACATTTACTTCCATTGTTTCAACACGACGATCGCAGTATCTTCGCGACCATTTCCGCTAAAATTGGCAGTATTGGCGACAACCATCTCGGCGGTTGGTACGGATATCGCGCCTCGAAAGCGGCGTTAAATATGTTGTTGCGAACGGCGGCGATCGAATACCGTCGCAAGCGGTCTAAGGCGATCGTGGTCATGCTGCATCCAGGAACGACAAACACGCGCTTGTCTCGACCGTTTCAGCGTAATGTTCCTCCGGAAAAGTTATTCTCAATTGAGCGAACTGTATCCCAACTGTGGGAGGTGATGGAAAATTTAGAAGAACAGGATAGTGGTGAATTTTTTTCCTGGGATGGAACTCGTTTACCGTGGTAA
- a CDS encoding hemolysin family protein has product MTSITLEIFVILILILGNGVFAMSEIAIVSARKARLQQWANQGNKKARTALDLANSPNRFLSTIQVGITLIGILAGAFGGATLAEKLNTSLTQIPLIAPYSGPLSLLLVVVSIAYLSLIFGELVPKRLGLTYPEKIATLVASPMRMLATIGAPIIHLLSSSTELTIRLLGLEASEEPLVTEEEIKLLLEQGTEAGTFEQEEQAMVERVLRLDDRRVRQLMTPRPDIVWLNLEDSAEENRHKMTASTHTRFPVCQSVLDNVLGVVQVTDLLSLSLNGQPIDLTACLRQPLYVPESTRALKVLELFKQSGTHIALTVDEYGVIQGLVTLNDILEAIVGDLPSVDEPRDPQITRREDGSWLLDGMLSVEKFRELFDLQELPGEHRGNYHTLGGFIITHLGRIPITADHFDWGTLRFEVMDMDGNRVDKVLVIPIAKEEKSTDLEIST; this is encoded by the coding sequence ATGACCTCTATCACCTTGGAAATTTTTGTTATCCTGATCCTCATTCTCGGGAATGGAGTCTTCGCCATGTCCGAGATTGCCATTGTCTCGGCCCGCAAAGCCCGCCTCCAGCAATGGGCCAATCAAGGCAATAAAAAAGCCCGCACCGCCTTAGACCTCGCCAACTCCCCCAACCGCTTTCTCTCCACCATTCAAGTTGGCATTACCTTAATCGGTATCCTCGCCGGAGCCTTTGGGGGCGCCACCCTCGCCGAAAAACTCAACACATCCCTCACCCAAATTCCTTTAATCGCCCCTTACAGTGGACCGCTTTCCCTCTTACTCGTCGTCGTCAGCATCGCCTATCTCTCCCTGATTTTTGGCGAACTCGTCCCCAAACGACTCGGACTGACCTATCCCGAAAAAATCGCCACCCTGGTCGCCTCTCCCATGCGGATGCTCGCCACCATCGGCGCCCCGATTATCCACTTGCTCAGTTCTTCCACCGAATTGACCATTCGCCTCCTGGGACTCGAAGCATCCGAGGAACCCCTCGTCACCGAAGAAGAAATTAAATTACTGCTCGAACAGGGAACAGAAGCGGGAACCTTCGAGCAAGAAGAACAAGCCATGGTCGAACGAGTCTTGCGGTTGGACGATCGCCGCGTCCGCCAGTTGATGACCCCGCGACCGGATATCGTCTGGCTCAATTTAGAAGATTCTGCCGAAGAAAACCGCCACAAAATGACCGCCAGTACCCACACTCGCTTTCCAGTCTGTCAGAGCGTTCTCGACAATGTTTTAGGGGTCGTTCAAGTCACTGATTTATTATCTTTGAGTCTCAACGGACAGCCGATCGATTTAACCGCCTGTTTGCGTCAACCCCTTTACGTTCCCGAAAGTACCCGCGCTTTAAAAGTATTGGAATTGTTCAAACAATCCGGCACTCACATCGCCCTTACGGTGGATGAATACGGAGTGATTCAAGGCTTGGTCACCCTCAACGATATTTTAGAGGCGATCGTCGGCGATTTACCTTCCGTAGACGAACCGCGCGACCCGCAAATTACCCGCCGCGAGGACGGTTCCTGGTTGTTAGACGGAATGCTTTCTGTAGAGAAGTTTCGGGAACTGTTCGACCTTCAAGAACTCCCCGGCGAACATCGCGGCAATTACCATACTTTAGGCGGTTTTATTATTACTCACCTCGGACGCATTCCGATTACCGCCGATCATTTTGATTGGGGAACGCTTCGTTTTGAAGTGATGGATATGGATGGCAATCGAGTCGATAAGGTCTTGGTGATTCCGATCGCCAAAGAGGAGAAATCTACAGATCTAGAAATTTCAACTTAA
- the mfd gene encoding transcription-repair coupling factor — protein sequence MAFSSILRTLGRSPLATELLAKLEQQRCIQLDGIGRLPKGLIASTLAQEGGRPLVVVTATLEEASRWAAQLEAMGWQTVHFYPTSEASPYEPFDPESETIWGQLQVLADLLALGDLDGGDRPSMAIVVTQRALQPHLPPVDRFAPYCWTLTPGTTCEGKAIDEKLARLGYDRVPLVEMEGQWSRRGDIVDIFPVSAELPVRLDWFGDDLEQMREFDPSTQRSLDKIDRLVLTPTSFRPAIEEGLTDAGLAPIAPVEVADENRFGEGARGIGRLLGLAFDRPASILDYLAPDTLVAIDEPQQCQAHGDRWFQIVEDHYQIAQNHDIPGYPPLARFHEAIADTFEQTEGFDRLYLSELAESRPAHPDVQKPYNLDSHPVPVMPHQFGKMAAAIREQRDRRFGIFIVSAQPSRSVSLLQEHDCPAQFVANPRDYRTIDRLQIEHTPIAVRYKGLAEIEGFVLDAFRIALFGDREFYGQHLLATPSYIRKRRRAKSTQVDPNKLRPGDYVVHRHHGIGRFIKLEKLENREYLAVKYADGLLKVRVDQLDSLSRFRQTGRGRPQLNKLQNNKAWEKTKNKVRKAIKKLAVDLLDLYAKRSKQQGFLYPPDMPWQQELEDSFPYQPTPDQLKATQDVKRDMEGDRPMDRLVCGDVGFGKTEVAIRAIFKAVTAGKQVALLAPTTILTQQHYHTLKERFAPYPIQVALLNRFRTAQERRDIQQRLATGELDVVVGTHSILGKTVKFRDLGLLVVDEEQRFGVNQKEKIKSYKTQVDVLTLSATPIPRTLYMAMSGIREMSLITTPPPSRRPIQTHLAPYDEETVRTAIRQELDRGGQVFYVVPRIEGIDELAASLQQTIPSARIAIAHGQMAASELESIVLGFSSGEADILVCTTIIESGLDIPRVNTILIEDAHRFGLSQLYQLRGRVGRAGIQAHAWMFYPKDKVLSDDARKRLRAIQEFSQLGSGYQLAMRDMEIRGVGNLLGAEQSGQMDAIGFDLYMEMLQEAIREIRGQEIPQVEETQVDLPMTAFIPTDYITDLDQKMVAYRQIASASSRKELTQIAADWSDRYGPLPNPVKQLMQIVELKQIAKPLGFSRIKPEGQNIILETPMEEPAWNVLKANLSPSVQEKFVYSKGRVSARGLSFMRREQQLEYLIDILSKMQGALPETAIAAS from the coding sequence ATGGCGTTTTCTTCAATTCTCCGCACTCTCGGACGATCGCCCCTGGCGACGGAACTGCTCGCAAAATTGGAGCAACAACGCTGCATCCAGCTCGACGGGATCGGACGTTTACCGAAAGGGTTGATTGCATCGACCCTGGCGCAAGAGGGGGGTAGACCCCTGGTGGTGGTGACGGCGACTTTAGAAGAAGCCAGTCGCTGGGCCGCCCAGTTGGAGGCGATGGGGTGGCAAACGGTGCATTTTTACCCGACTTCCGAGGCGTCGCCTTACGAACCTTTCGACCCGGAATCGGAGACGATCTGGGGACAGTTGCAAGTGTTGGCGGATTTGCTGGCGCTGGGGGATCTCGACGGGGGCGATCGCCCGTCGATGGCGATCGTGGTGACCCAGAGGGCGCTACAACCGCATTTACCGCCCGTGGATCGGTTCGCGCCGTACTGCTGGACGCTGACGCCGGGAACGACGTGCGAGGGAAAGGCGATCGACGAAAAACTGGCGCGTTTGGGTTACGATCGCGTCCCCTTGGTCGAAATGGAGGGTCAGTGGAGTCGGCGCGGCGATATTGTCGATATTTTCCCGGTGTCGGCGGAATTACCCGTGCGCCTGGACTGGTTCGGCGACGACCTCGAACAGATGCGCGAATTCGACCCGTCCACCCAACGATCGCTCGACAAGATCGATCGCCTCGTCCTTACCCCCACGAGCTTTCGTCCGGCGATCGAGGAGGGACTGACCGACGCCGGACTCGCGCCGATCGCCCCTGTAGAAGTTGCCGACGAGAATCGCTTTGGGGAGGGCGCGCGCGGGATCGGGCGGTTGCTGGGGTTGGCGTTCGATCGCCCCGCCTCGATCCTCGACTACCTGGCGCCGGATACCCTAGTGGCGATCGACGAACCGCAACAATGCCAGGCCCACGGCGATCGCTGGTTCCAAATCGTCGAAGATCACTATCAAATCGCCCAAAATCACGACATTCCCGGCTATCCGCCCTTGGCGCGCTTCCACGAGGCGATCGCCGACACTTTCGAGCAGACCGAAGGGTTCGATCGCCTCTACCTGAGCGAACTCGCCGAGTCCCGACCCGCCCATCCGGACGTCCAAAAACCCTACAATCTCGACAGCCACCCGGTTCCGGTGATGCCGCACCAATTCGGGAAAATGGCCGCAGCGATCCGCGAACAACGCGATCGCCGCTTCGGCATCTTTATCGTATCCGCCCAGCCGTCGCGATCGGTTTCCCTGCTGCAAGAACACGACTGTCCCGCCCAATTCGTCGCCAACCCGCGCGATTACCGCACGATCGATCGCCTGCAAATCGAGCATACTCCGATCGCCGTGCGTTACAAAGGACTCGCCGAAATCGAAGGATTCGTCCTCGACGCCTTTCGGATTGCCCTGTTCGGCGATCGTGAATTCTACGGTCAACACCTGCTCGCCACCCCCAGCTACATCCGCAAACGCCGACGCGCCAAATCTACCCAAGTCGATCCCAACAAACTCCGTCCCGGCGATTACGTCGTCCACCGCCACCACGGAATCGGCAGATTTATCAAACTCGAAAAACTCGAAAATCGAGAATATCTCGCCGTCAAATATGCCGACGGCTTACTCAAAGTCCGCGTCGATCAACTCGATTCCTTGAGCCGTTTTCGTCAAACCGGACGGGGTAGACCCCAACTCAACAAACTCCAAAATAATAAAGCCTGGGAGAAAACGAAAAATAAAGTCCGCAAAGCCATTAAAAAATTGGCCGTGGACCTGCTCGACCTCTACGCCAAACGCTCCAAACAGCAAGGCTTTCTCTACCCGCCCGATATGCCTTGGCAACAAGAATTAGAGGACTCTTTCCCCTACCAACCGACTCCCGACCAGCTCAAAGCCACCCAAGATGTCAAACGGGACATGGAAGGCGATCGCCCCATGGACCGCCTCGTCTGCGGCGACGTCGGCTTTGGCAAAACCGAAGTCGCCATCCGCGCCATCTTTAAAGCGGTCACCGCCGGAAAACAAGTGGCCCTGCTCGCCCCCACCACTATTCTCACTCAACAGCACTATCACACGCTCAAAGAGCGATTCGCTCCCTACCCGATCCAAGTCGCTCTGCTCAACCGCTTCCGGACTGCTCAAGAACGGCGCGACATCCAACAGCGCCTCGCGACTGGGGAACTCGATGTCGTCGTCGGAACTCACTCGATCTTGGGCAAAACGGTCAAATTTCGAGACTTGGGACTGCTGGTGGTAGACGAAGAACAGCGTTTCGGGGTCAACCAGAAGGAAAAAATTAAGAGTTATAAAACTCAGGTAGACGTGCTGACCTTGAGCGCCACCCCGATTCCGAGGACGTTATACATGGCGATGTCCGGCATTCGCGAAATGAGTTTGATTACGACCCCGCCGCCGTCTCGCCGCCCGATTCAAACCCATTTAGCCCCTTACGACGAGGAAACCGTGCGGACGGCGATCCGCCAAGAACTCGATCGCGGCGGACAGGTGTTTTACGTGGTGCCGCGCATTGAAGGGATCGACGAGTTGGCGGCGTCTTTACAGCAAACGATCCCCAGCGCCCGGATCGCGATCGCCCACGGTCAGATGGCGGCGTCGGAACTCGAATCGATCGTGCTCGGGTTTAGTTCCGGCGAGGCGGATATCTTGGTCTGTACCACGATTATCGAGTCCGGTTTGGATATTCCTCGGGTGAATACGATTTTGATCGAGGACGCCCATCGTTTCGGCTTGTCGCAATTGTATCAACTGCGCGGTCGCGTCGGTCGCGCCGGAATTCAAGCCCACGCCTGGATGTTTTATCCCAAAGATAAAGTGTTGAGTGACGACGCGCGCAAGCGACTGCGGGCGATTCAGGAGTTCAGCCAATTGGGTTCGGGCTATCAATTGGCGATGCGGGATATGGAAATACGCGGCGTCGGTAATTTGTTGGGGGCGGAACAGTCCGGTCAAATGGACGCGATCGGATTCGATTTGTATATGGAAATGCTGCAAGAAGCGATCCGAGAAATTCGCGGTCAAGAAATTCCCCAAGTGGAAGAAACCCAGGTCGATTTACCGATGACGGCGTTTATTCCCACCGATTACATTACCGATTTAGATCAAAAGATGGTCGCTTATCGTCAAATTGCCTCGGCAAGTTCGCGCAAGGAGTTAACTCAAATTGCGGCGGATTGGAGCGATCGCTACGGCCCGCTTCCCAATCCGGTCAAACAGTTAATGCAAATTGTCGAACTCAAGCAAATTGCTAAACCGTTGGGCTTCTCTCGCATTAAACCGGAAGGTCAAAATATTATTTTGGAAACGCCGATGGAGGAGCCCGCCTGGAATGTACTCAAAGCAAATTTAAGCCCCAGCGTTCAAGAAAAGTTTGTTTACAGTAAAGGGAGAGTCAGCGCCCGGGGTCTGTCGTTCATGCGCCGCGAACAACAATTGGAGTATCTGATCGATATTTTGAGCAAAATGCAAGGGGCTTTACCGGAAACGGCGATCGCCGCCAGTTAA
- a CDS encoding CHAT domain-containing protein: MKRKRWGQWGRRSLGAFVLFFLLGIVLGITVPIATAQQPHGQPRSIAQVQIDARSTIDRAREAYRLGDYETAVQLWQQLAREFEEGGDRLNAAMAWSNLALSDRQLGRWEDARTAIARSFSLLETTEKSGDRDRVWAQAADIRGELYRGMGDLENAIASWQEAAKLYQLSGQNDRLLNNQLNRAETLQDLGLYPRACNAFLTALEIESQDCDLSDSQFEQFVNYLWNDRELSALKLRGAIGLGNLFRLRGNLIDSATILSKTAQLSARIDDRALQAIAYLSLGNTQRFLDDKEAAFASYARSAQLATSEFSQLQARLNQLSLTIALKPESESTNLARELENQIGIVPLTQQGIYAEINFAKSLIQLATKIPESQESPDRFAERSRENFDRAERILQRAIDRTRQLGNARAQAYALGTLGKLYEARQDWDRAIQFSLQALQFAPSYTAPDIAYQFLWQLGRLESHTGDLDAAIAHYGEAVKTLQALRSDLVAIGDEAQFSFRESVEPIYREFAALLLRRDRQVSQADLIQAREVVESLQLAELDNFFQDACLDTQPVQIDRVDEKAAAIYTIILSDRLETIVSIPGKPLKHYTAEVDRPTVEAEIEAMRLYLTDPRRRSAIDRFQQISQQIYDWIVGPASVDLERNAIETLVFVLDGGFRNLPMSALYDGEGYLIEKYAIALTPGLQLLEPKPLQSQTLSVLTAGISEARQGFVELPGVESELDRIANKLPTKRLLNPSFTEANFKTTLDRSSFPVVHIASHGQFSSDADQTFILTWDDRIDVREFDTLLRRNAQGAEPIELLVLSACQTASGDKRAALGLAGVAVRAGARSTIASLWYVSDRATAQLMTEFYRQLSDRPQSKAQALRGAQQALLQSEEFSTPYFWSAFVLVGNWL, translated from the coding sequence ATGAAAAGAAAAAGATGGGGACAATGGGGGCGGCGATCGCTCGGCGCATTCGTTTTATTCTTTTTATTGGGAATAGTATTAGGAATAACCGTGCCGATCGCAACTGCGCAACAGCCCCACGGACAACCGCGATCGATCGCCCAAGTCCAAATCGATGCACGATCGACGATCGATCGCGCCCGGGAGGCGTATCGTTTGGGCGACTATGAGACGGCGGTACAATTGTGGCAACAACTCGCCCGAGAATTTGAGGAAGGGGGCGATCGCCTCAATGCGGCGATGGCGTGGAGTAATTTGGCGTTGAGCGATCGCCAATTAGGACGTTGGGAAGACGCGAGGACGGCGATCGCGCGTAGTTTTAGCCTGTTGGAAACGACGGAAAAAAGCGGCGATCGCGATCGCGTTTGGGCGCAAGCGGCGGACATTCGCGGTGAATTATACCGAGGAATGGGAGACTTAGAAAATGCGATCGCCAGTTGGCAAGAAGCGGCAAAACTTTATCAGTTATCCGGTCAAAACGATCGCTTATTAAATAATCAGCTCAATCGGGCAGAAACTTTACAAGATTTAGGACTCTATCCGCGCGCCTGCAACGCCTTTTTAACAGCTTTAGAAATAGAAAGTCAAGACTGCGATCTTTCCGATTCTCAATTCGAGCAGTTTGTGAATTATTTGTGGAACGATCGAGAACTGAGCGCCCTCAAGCTGCGGGGGGCGATCGGGTTGGGAAACTTGTTTCGGTTGAGGGGAAATTTAATTGATTCGGCGACAATTTTATCAAAAACTGCCCAATTAAGCGCTCGGATCGACGATCGCGCCTTACAGGCGATCGCTTATTTAAGTTTGGGGAATACTCAGCGTTTTCTAGATGACAAAGAAGCGGCATTTGCCAGTTACGCGCGATCGGCACAATTGGCGACGTCCGAATTTTCGCAACTTCAAGCGCGACTCAATCAACTGAGTTTAACCATCGCCCTCAAACCGGAGAGCGAATCCACTAATTTAGCGCGAGAGTTAGAAAATCAAATTGGCATTGTTCCTTTAACACAACAGGGAATTTACGCTGAAATTAATTTTGCTAAAAGTTTAATTCAACTGGCGACTAAAATCCCAGAAAGTCAAGAGAGTCCCGATCGTTTTGCCGAGCGATCGCGGGAAAACTTCGATCGCGCCGAACGGATTTTGCAAAGGGCGATCGATCGCACTCGCCAACTGGGGAACGCGCGCGCCCAAGCGTATGCGTTAGGAACGTTAGGCAAGCTTTACGAAGCCCGACAGGACTGGGATCGAGCGATTCAATTTAGCCTGCAAGCACTACAATTCGCCCCGAGTTATACCGCCCCGGATATCGCTTACCAGTTTTTATGGCAGTTGGGACGACTCGAAAGCCACACCGGAGATCTGGACGCGGCGATCGCCCATTACGGCGAAGCGGTGAAAACCTTGCAAGCTTTACGCAGCGACCTGGTGGCGATCGGGGACGAGGCGCAGTTCTCGTTTCGGGAAAGTGTGGAACCGATTTATCGAGAATTCGCGGCTTTGCTGCTGCGGCGCGATCGTCAAGTCAGCCAAGCCGATTTGATTCAGGCGCGCGAAGTTGTAGAATCCTTGCAATTAGCAGAACTCGATAACTTTTTCCAAGATGCTTGTTTGGACACCCAACCCGTCCAGATCGATCGCGTAGACGAGAAAGCCGCCGCAATTTATACAATTATTTTGAGCGATCGCCTCGAAACGATCGTCTCCATACCCGGAAAGCCTTTAAAACATTACACCGCCGAAGTCGATCGCCCCACGGTCGAAGCCGAAATCGAAGCCATGCGCTTGTATCTCACCGATCCGCGACGGCGCAGCGCGATCGATCGCTTCCAACAGATCTCCCAACAAATTTACGATTGGATCGTCGGTCCGGCGTCGGTCGATCTGGAAAGGAATGCGATCGAAACCCTCGTTTTCGTCCTCGATGGCGGTTTTCGCAACCTTCCCATGAGTGCGCTTTACGACGGCGAAGGATATTTGATTGAAAAATACGCGATCGCCCTCACGCCGGGGTTGCAACTGCTCGAACCAAAACCCTTACAGAGTCAAACTCTCAGCGTTCTCACCGCCGGAATTAGCGAAGCCCGTCAGGGGTTTGTCGAACTTCCCGGCGTCGAAAGCGAACTCGATCGCATCGCCAACAAATTGCCGACCAAACGCCTACTCAATCCCTCATTTACCGAAGCGAATTTCAAAACGACCCTCGATCGATCGTCATTTCCCGTCGTCCATATTGCCAGTCACGGACAATTTAGCTCCGATGCCGACCAAACTTTTATTCTCACGTGGGACGATCGCATCGACGTTCGCGAATTCGATACGTTGTTACGACGCAACGCTCAAGGGGCCGAACCGATCGAATTGCTAGTGTTGAGCGCCTGTCAAACCGCCTCCGGAGACAAACGCGCGGCGTTGGGACTCGCCGGAGTCGCGGTCCGTGCGGGGGCTCGCAGCACGATCGCCTCTTTATGGTATGTGAGCGATCGGGCGACGGCACAACTGATGACGGAATTTTATCGCCAATTGAGCGATCGCCCTCAGAGTAAAGCGCAAGCGCTGCGAGGGGCGCAGCAAGCCTTATTGCAAAGCGAGGAGTTTTCGACCCCTTATTTTTGGTCGGCGTTCGTTTTAGTTGGCAATTGGTTGTAA
- a CDS encoding FAD-dependent oxidoreductase has product MNLDYDLVIIGGTPTAITAAVTAVRYKGRIGLVIPETPRQHFYPGLFPDSLLGGDRGNLSDRLDWSALVSEAIVATPSLEILATLGVDIIFGNGQFVPRPKLAFEVGRRRLISRTYLLAVAPKSHIPPIPGLVKTEYLSAATIARLRDGPLPNKIAIVGSDREGLEIAQILCKIGIEIALLTPEPALLAEEDPEAAQLIRAELEAAGIQVLTDTQIREITQSREGIVLQADGDRAIAADRLLLTCGVAPDFDGLNLDRVGVEFADRELLVNRKFQTSNPRVYAINSSYRGYREAHRAEVEAKIAVKNALFLPIFKIGDRPIPRVLFTQPQLATVGLTQPQARTQYGNDLEILRDYYKDIPGGKLRDEPTGLCKILVTRNGRIVGAHLVGSQASELIHPFVLAMQKGLKVEAIASLPYIWPSLSRIEGQTAQQWKQKRRDRQSLWQTLLETWFNWRR; this is encoded by the coding sequence GTGAATCTCGACTACGATTTAGTTATTATTGGTGGAACTCCTACAGCCATTACGGCAGCCGTCACCGCCGTTCGATATAAAGGGCGGATCGGCTTGGTGATTCCCGAGACCCCCCGACAGCATTTTTATCCAGGATTGTTCCCAGATAGCCTGCTAGGCGGCGATCGCGGCAATTTAAGCGATCGCCTCGACTGGTCCGCCCTCGTCTCCGAGGCGATCGTCGCCACCCCGTCCCTCGAAATTCTCGCCACCTTGGGGGTTGACATCATTTTCGGAAACGGACAGTTCGTTCCGCGACCCAAACTCGCCTTTGAAGTCGGACGGCGGCGCTTGATTTCGCGAACCTATTTACTCGCCGTCGCCCCCAAATCGCACATTCCCCCCATTCCCGGATTGGTCAAAACCGAATATCTGAGTGCAGCAACGATCGCCCGTCTGCGAGACGGTCCCCTCCCGAACAAGATCGCCATTGTCGGTAGCGATCGCGAAGGCTTAGAAATCGCGCAGATTTTATGCAAAATAGGCATCGAAATCGCGTTGCTGACTCCCGAACCCGCCCTCTTGGCAGAAGAAGATCCGGAAGCGGCCCAACTGATTCGAGCCGAGTTAGAAGCCGCAGGCATTCAAGTGCTGACAGACACCCAAATTCGCGAAATTACGCAAAGTAGAGAGGGGATCGTCTTACAGGCGGACGGCGATCGCGCGATCGCCGCCGATCGCCTCCTTCTCACCTGTGGCGTCGCACCGGATTTCGACGGCTTGAACCTCGATCGCGTCGGCGTGGAATTCGCCGATCGAGAGTTGCTAGTTAATCGCAAATTTCAAACTAGTAACCCGCGAGTTTATGCGATAAATAGTAGCTATAGAGGGTATCGAGAAGCTCATCGCGCCGAAGTTGAGGCGAAGATTGCCGTTAAAAATGCCTTATTTTTACCGATCTTTAAAATCGGCGATCGCCCGATTCCCCGGGTCTTATTTACCCAACCCCAACTCGCGACCGTCGGTTTGACCCAACCCCAAGCACGAACCCAATACGGAAACGACCTAGAAATCTTGCGAGACTATTATAAAGATATTCCAGGCGGCAAGCTGCGAGACGAACCGACAGGTTTATGTAAAATCTTGGTGACAAGGAATGGTCGGATTGTCGGCGCGCATTTAGTTGGGAGTCAAGCCAGCGAACTGATTCATCCTTTTGTGTTAGCGATGCAAAAGGGATTGAAGGTCGAGGCGATCGCCTCCCTACCCTATATATGGCCGAGTTTATCGCGAATTGAAGGTCAAACCGCGCAACAGTGGAAACAAAAACGGCGCGATCGTCAATCTTTATGGCAAACTTTATTAGAAACTTGGTTTAATTGGCGAAGGTGA